A window from Neoarius graeffei isolate fNeoGra1 chromosome 14, fNeoGra1.pri, whole genome shotgun sequence encodes these proteins:
- the LOC132897869 gene encoding interferon-induced very large GTPase 1-like yields the protein MERKSNGVEDLLLRLGLKKKYEDKLTSTHFLEISKSTLEYKEPSKENELVHVFMQRLLTGDYRARHISVRNETNVPKSLTGAKGGAFADLFKKQNVKTERKQAEIHPMDVQMAVFLCADHFLQQIMVTKLAQCQYAIPLLVPNPFSGKIEFPLWTMRQINKSWKSTDASGQIISETRPVSKAETPMVAFFRLGSVSSSKSQLINNLINERHNTFFHRHCPGSSRNCLLMDGVVEIAWYCPSGKSSDHFTECVAFCNLHGDSSRAVTQREILTTMASVNIVLLPKLDENDNNMRLVEELCKSPTPLIVVLTDEENDDEDDVCEIGTGKYRVELKSRSQSNASIVLRNIIRKCLSQKHRTFNLEKMTNNSEVSVDEHNEACKRGKEAAQNIMGFLKGKDPLRVKEKYLPCQGKLWHDWCQTSKDLRRLQSNNIENELSNKKTKMKDLRRKQQEHGFSDLMKLFVDGLISERLNLSVSERVYFLRWTEIGLTEFTSEKLSTIQQEYYQKWIDVHDLKKQDKPEKQKTERINLDKLKAEESNLKKISKELNATNFGLEHMLREMGQIYEASVSEDKSTTGNRVGNMNKLPELAAKLMISGHPMELMDGDAAYVPLTWVSAVFDEVIRILGDQRVFVLSVLGIQSSGKSTMLNAMFGLQFAVSAGRCTRGAFMQLVRVSEDMKEEWKIDYILVVDIEGLRAPELAGSNTIHHDNQLSTFVVGLGNMTLINIFGENPTEMQEILQIGVHAFLRMKKVRLNPSCMFVHQNVSDIAAREKILDGRRNLQETLDKMTKLAAKDEDYCTENFTDVIAFDVERDVKYFSQLWEGSPPMAPPNPCYSENIQELKRDILSHAKTKDGLKLSQFQKCVKDLWNSLLDENLVFSFKNAQEISVYRRLEQKYGNWTRSLMTVQNKMLNRVASGIIETDQMKVLEEEMAGTLKDVQNAFKQYFEEDNEKETLIQWKCRFETQIQHLHDDLIEEAKRKVDDSIQQRQNFDQQHVSYEKTLFEKSKELASRLKRQTNCKMDTSKEFDSLWEQWVSEITKQAPKIKDVNISNEIMDVLGEVYKHDLVSNRKRSSEYRGIGIVSDYSSYIPTSKGMMKWIMGKILRNPLTPENLNQPIHDLINQVTEETKKQVESFPFSTQGYNSHYIQRIAQDVKTQVQEFETRFKKDQKLSDDVSVLTQDFYVDLSLYVCEQSAERISELHRKFREVNDPLNYFEKKRDEYFNIFQKYYEGATSAAILGDRVCGKLKEAILQSVYNKIALFVSGQMREKAPFNGNRADLEKHILKSLAEQKGDKDERFKNYLTYMYRPKVHFEEFIKARVKEFMAAENPKAVSVIEECIDQKQTSIITAATKTTDEVKRVKGDANQWLDVFTKSLADELGDTRVQLCDEECKNSIDFDILVEAIRKELPAVVEELKKRLSKISHFSMEKFRERPDEILIKHFCGCCWKQCPFCGAVCTHSQEGHPGDHNADYHRSAAVRGICYRGTTEFCIEFCTTKVASDRSFYPSSEPETPVPYKDYRKAGGVYPEWGISPDFSTFAYWKWFVCEFQENLEKRYNKQFCGKGKIPAEWKKFTLSDAVKSLRIH from the exons ATG gagAGAAAATCAAATGGAGTAGAAGACCTGTTGCTTCGACTTGGTCTGAAGAAGAAATATGAAGACAAACTTACCAGCACACACTTtcttgaaatatccaaatccactTTAGAGTACAAAGAGCCCAGTAAAGAGAACGAACTGGTTCATGTTTTCATGCAGCGGCTTTTGACAGGAGATTACAGAGCAAGACACATCTCTGTCAGAAACGAAACCAACGTACCTAAATCTCTGACAGGAGCTAAAGGAGGTGCTTTTGCTGATCTTTttaaaaaacagaatgtaaagacTGAAAGGAAACAGGCTGAGATTCACCCAATGGATGTTCAGATGGCAGTGTTCCTTTGTGCAGATCATTTTCTTCAACAAATCATGGTGACTAAACTGGCACAGTGTCAGTATGCGATCCCTCTGCTGGTGCCCAATCCCTTTAGTGGGAAAATTGAATTTCCTCTCTGGACAATGCGGCAAATCAACAAGAGCTGGAAGTCGACTGATGCTTCAGGACAAATCATCAGCGAGACTCGACCTGTTTCCAAAGCAGAAACTCCAATGGTGGCATTCTTCAGGCTTGGGTCTGTTTCCTCATCCAAGTCTCAGCTGATTAACAACCTGATTAATGAGAGGCACAACACATTTTTCCACAGACACTGTCCAGGCAGCAGCAGAAACTGTCTACTGATGGATGGAGTGGTAGAGATTGCTTGGTACTGTCCATCTGGGAAAAGCTCTGATCATTTCACTGAATGTGTTGCTTTCTGTAATCTTCATGGTGATTCCAGCAGAGCTGTAACTCAGAGAGAGATACTTACGACCATGGCCTCTGTAAATATTGTACTTTTGCCTAAGCTTGATGAGAATGATAATAATATGAGACTTGTAGAGGAGCTTTGCAAATCTCCAACACCTCTCATTGTTGTTCTTACTGATGAAGagaatgatgatgaagatgatgtgtGTGAGATCGGTACAGGAAAATACAGAGTGGAACTAAAAAGTAGAAGTCAGTCTAATGCATCTATTGTACTCAGAAATATTATCAGGAAATGTCTCTCACAAAAACACAGGACCTTCAATCTTGAGAAAATGACCAACAACTCAGAGGTCAGTGTGGATGAGCACAATGAGGCCTGTAAGAGAGGAAAGGAAGCTGCACAAAATATAATGGGTTTTCTCAAAGGAAAAGATCCACTGAGGGTAAAAGAGAAATATCTGCCCTGCCAGGGAAAACTGTGGCACGACTGGTGCCAAACGAGCAAAGACTTACGGCGACTTCAAAGTAACAACATAGAAAATGAGCTCAGCAACAAGAAAACTAAAATGAAGGATCTCAGAAGGAAACAACAGGAACATGGATTCAGTGACCTCATGAAGTTATTTGTCGATGGTTTGATCAGTGAGAGATTAAACCTGTCAGTCAGTGAGAGAGTGTATttcctcagatggactgaaattgGGCTGACTGAATTCACTTCAGAGAAACTCTCTACCATCCAACAAGAATATTACCAAAAATGGATAGATGTGCATGACTTAAAAAAGCAAGACAAACCTGAAAAGCAAAAAACGGAACGAATAAATCTGGACAAACTGAAGGCTGAAGaatcaaacttaaaaaaaatatcaaaAGAACTGAATGCTACTAACTTTGGCTTGGAGCACATGCTGAGAGAGATGGGCCAGATTTATGAAGCCTCTGTCTCTGAAGACAAGAGCACGACAGGGAACCGGGTTGGAAACATGAATAAATTGCCTGAACTTGCTGCTAAGCTCATGATATCTGGGCACCCGATGGAGCTGATGGACGGTGATGCAGCTTATGTTCCTCTAACCTGGGTTTCAGCTGTTTTTGATGAAGTCATCAGGATACTGGGAGACCAGAGAGTTTTTGTGTTGTCAGTTTTGGGAATTCAGAGCTCTGGGAAATCCACTATGCTGAACGCCATGTTTGGGCTCCAGTTTGCAGTCAGTGCAGGCAGATGCACCAGAGGAGCCTTTATGCAGCTGGTTAGAGTTTCTGAGGACATGAAGGAAGAGTGGAAGATTGACTACATTTTAGTTGTTGATATTGAAGGTCTCAGAGCTCCAGAACTGGCTGGAAGCAACACCATCCATCATGACAATCAACTTTCCACATTTGTGGTAGGATTAGGAAACATGACTTTGATTAACATCTTTGGAGAGAACCCAACTGAGATGCAGGAAATACTTCAGATTGGTGTTCATGCATTCCTGAGGATGAAGAAGGTCAGGCTAAACCCCAGCTGCATGTTTGTGCATCAGAATGTTTCTGATATTGCAGCTAGAGAGAAAATCCTGGATGGAAGGAGAAATTTGCAGGAAACACTGGATAAAATGACTAAATTAGCAgctaaagatgaagactactgtacAGAAAATTTCACTGATGTCATTGCGTTTGATGTAGAGCGTGATGTGAAGTATTTTTCACAACTCTGGGAGGGTTCTCCACCCATGGCACCACcaaacccatgctacagtgagaaCATCCAGGAACTAAAGAGAGATATTCTTTCTCATGCAAAAACTAAAGATGGCCTGAAGTTATCACAGTTTCAAAAGTGTGTGAAAGATCTGTGGAATTCTTTACTGGACGAAAATTTAGTTTTCAGTTTTAAAAATGCACAAGAGATCTCAGTGTACAGGAGACTGGAGCAGAAGTATGGGAACTGGACCAGGAGTCTGATGACTGTACAAAACAAAATGCTGAACAGAGTAGCCAGTGGAATCATAGAAACAGACCAGATGAAAGTTCTGGAAGAAGAAATGGCAGGAACACTAAAGGATGTCCAAAATGCATTTAAACAATATTTTGAAGAAGACAATGAAAAGGAAACACTGATTCAGTGGAAATGCAGATTTGAGACCCAAATCCAGCATCTCCATGATGATCTAATAGAGGAAGCAAAGAGGAAAGTGGATGATAGCATTCAACAGAGACAAAACTTTGATCAGCAACATGTGAGCTACGAGAAGACACTCTTTGAAAAGAGCAAAGAGCTTGCTTCAAGACTTAAAAGACAGACTAACTGTAAAATGGACACAAGTAAGGAGTTTGATTCCCTGTGGGAACAATGGGTCTCTGAAATAACTAAACAAGCTCCAAAAATCAAAGATGTTAACATCTCAAACGAGATAATGGACGTTCTGGGAGAGGTCTACAAACATGACTTGGTTTCAAATCGAAAGCGTTCTTCAGAGTATAGAGGAATTGGAATTGTCAGTGATTACAGCAGCTATATCCCAACTTCCAAGGGCATGATGAAATGGATTATGGGTAAAATTTTGAGAAATCCTCTTACACCAGAGAACTTAAACCAACCCATACATGATCTCATTAATCAGGTCACTGAAGAAACCAAAAAACAGGTGGAGTCATTTCCGTTCTCAACACAGGGATACAATTCACATTATATTCAACGCATTGCACAGGACGTCAAAACCCAGGTGCAGGAATTTGAAACACGATTCAAGAAAGATCAAAAGTTATCTGACGATGTCTCTGTCCTTACCCAAGATTTCTATGTCGATCTCTCACTTTATGTGTGTGAACAGTCAGCAGAACGCATCTCAGAGCTTCACAGGAAATTCAGAGAAGTAAATGATCCACTTAattattttgaaaagaaaaggGATGAGTATTTTAACATCTTTCAGAAATACTATGAGGGAGCAACATCAGCAGCGATACTTGGAGACCGGGTTTGCGGTAAACTGAAAGAAGCGATTCTTCAGAGTGTCTACAACAAGATCGCTCTATTTGTGTCTGGACAGATGAGAGAGAAAGCACCATTTAATGGGAACAGAGCTGATCTGGAAAAACACATTCTCAAGTCTTTAGCAGAGCAGAAGGGAGATAAGGATGAGAGGTTTAAAAACTACTTAACGTACATGTACCGTCCTAAAGTCCACTTTGAGGAGTTCATCAAGGCCAGGGTTAAAGAGTTCATGGCAGCTGAAAACCCAAAAGCAGTTTCTGTAATTGAAGAGTGCATTGATCAGAAACAGACCAGCATCATCACTGCTGCAACAAAGACGACAGATGAAGTCAAACGTGTCAAAGGTGATGCAAATCAGTGGCTGGATGTTTTTACTAAGAGCCTTGCAGATGAGTTAGGAGATACGAGAGTTCAGTTGTGTGATGAAGAGTGTAAGAATAGCATTGACTTTGATATTCTTGTGGAAGCCATAAGGAAGGAACTCCCAGCTGTTGTTGAAGAGTTAAAGAAACGTCTCAGTAAGATTTCACACTTTTCCATGGAGAAGTTCAGAGAAAGACCTGATGAGATTCTAATCAAACATTTCTGTGGGTGCTGCTGGAAACAGTGTCCTTTCTGTGGAGCCGTCTGTACCCACAGCCAAGAAGGTCATCCTGGAGATCACAATGCTGATTATCATCGCTCCGCTGCAGTGAGAGGAATCTGTTATAGGGGCACAACAGAATTCTGCATAGAGTTTTGCACAACAAAGGTAGCAAGTGACCGCTCCTTTTACCCATCCAGTGAACCTGAGACTCCTGTTCCTTATAAAGATTACAGGAAAGCAGGTGGGGTGTATCCTGAATGGGGAATCTCCCCTGATTTTTCCACATTCGCTTACTGGAAATGGTTTGTTTGTGAATTTCAGGAAAATCTTGAAAAACGCTATAACAAACAGTTTTGTGGTAAAGGGAAGATTCCTGCTGAGTGGAAAAAGTTTACCCTGTCAGATGCTGTTAAAAGTTTAAGAATacattaa